In Oryzias latipes chromosome 23, ASM223467v1, the DNA window AAGGAGCAGTAAACTCAGGCAAAGGAAGTGAAGCAAATGGTTCAGCAGACTGTGGGTGCACAGAATCCCCTGCAGAAGGTATGGATGCGGGCAAGATGGTGGCAGGCTCAAAATCagggggggagagggggggttgTGCTTTGGGAACAGGGGAGACGATTGGTTTAGCATTTATGAGAGGAGGATGGGGGCATATGGGTTCAGATGCAGATGGTGAAGCAAGGGGCTCAATCGCATGTGCAGAAGCAATGGGTTTGATTGCTGGAGGGGAAGAAAGAACGGACGGATTTATTAGAGAAGATGGTTCGTttacaggaggaggagggtgaggAATGATCACTTCAGACACAGTTGGAGCAGGAGGGCCAGATGTTGGCAAAGATACTGCAGCCACAGCAGCTTGAGCAGGAGAAGGCGGTGCTAAAGGTTTAAAAGCAGGCTCAGGAACAGCATTAGCAGAAGCTAAAGGTGGTGAAGATGGGAACACAACATTGGGTAGAGTGGGTGATGCTACCTGTTCTGCCACACGTTGAGAGGGAGGTGCAGCCCCTCTCTCAGAGGCAGATGGAGCTGAAGGTAAAACGGGTACTACAGGAGAAGGCAAGGAGGTGATCAAGTCGAAAGGGGGAGGTACTTCCTTAAGGAGAGGAGGTGGGGTAGGGGTTTGTGTTGTGGAAGATGTTGAACTAGGAGTATGATGATGTTGCTTTGGTTCAGTGGGTTCCTGCATGCGTTTGATGACATTTTCAGAAAGCTGCAAAGAAGAATAAGAGAAACATCTTAATGGCACATGGAGATGCttcaaaacaattatttaaaataatttaaatcttAATATCCCAGTGTCATCGTCGTTTGATTTTTCTTAAAAGCGCTCTCAGTCACTTTTCAATTAGAATTatgtttttggccaaaacatAAAGTACATAGTTTCTCCAgaacggcagtagttcattagaaattcccctctgaaaTGTGGGCAGGATTGTTGGAGCCtgcctccatttcccatcatccttgtttacactctctcccactagcttacagcccctcacaccatcAAGCTATCATTACtggcgcaacaaaaatggcgagcaatatcggagcaacccagccatacagttttgagccaactGCCAGCTAAGACAAGGAAGACGAACAGGAAAACCGCATGGATCTAGCTGggtagtggatgcatcagaacgtaGGGTAGCAGGAGCTTGAGGCTTGCCGTTGTAGGGTTGACATCGTAAATACAGGCTTTTCcaactgaatttttttccatctgctctcggttcaccacaatttgaaaatacaaatactcagaaattgagTTTTTATCTTAATGTTCcttaaatgtcctccattgtgaggaaaatgccacaaggacatgttaaaaacacagttttcattgggtCTTTAATGGCACAAAGAAATGCTTCAAAGCATTTATTGACAACAGTTACAATTTGGATATTTTAAACAGAATTCAGACTACACTAGAGCTTTCTCAAAGTGGCTTAACACTCCTGAGTAATGTCAGCGGCATTCCCAATAAAGTCTTTCCTGGTTAGTTAGCTTAAGCCTCTTGCTCTATTTTTAACCGCAGCTGACAGTGGTTCAGAAGAAAAGCCCCCACATAACTGACGTTACAGTCTCTATTTTTTCAGTCACCACCCAATAGAATCATCGCAAACGTTCCCCCTGTAGATGCATAACAAAAAGGAGGAATATAGTACAAATCCAGCACTCCAAAATCCTGCAGTTAGAGCTCATAAGCTTCTAATAAAACACTGACCAACAGTAAACTGTATCCATTCAATTAACTtagaaaatgaattaaagtTGACATGGTTTTGAGCGCAACTTGTTGATtcgactttctttttttaaacaccgcTCTGCATCTACTTCCCAAATTATCTTTTGTTGATAAAACACGGTTTCGAATCAAGTTTGTGTCAGGCCACTTACCCGTATGCCCTTCACCACTGTGATGTTGTCATTCTCATCTGATTCAAACGACACGCGGCGAGTGCTGTTGTTCGCTCCCATTCTTGTCACCCTGCAGCTTATTTAAAGGGACGCCTCTCAGTGTACTTGACAAACAAAAtacgtgtttttgtttgtttgttttctcacaCTTTACCCGCGATGCGGTGTGAACTATGGAGCCTCTTCAGCGTTTCAACGTTTAAACTTCCTTAGCATTACGTTTGTCAACAACGTGCAAGGTGATTGGTCAGCAATGTCACGTGACTGTGTATTCCCTATGTTGATTGGCTGTTGCTGGCAAATGGGCAGCGTGGGAATGTGACGCAGAATCAAATCTGCGAGAAATGCgaaaattgatcaagtatcaacagttaacccttgtgctatcctaggcactttaccattgggagttgggtcatctagacccactagacagtgctctgaaccttttttcttcaatgatttgtgatcttcactggtgtccatggattacgtgaaatctatccacctttatccacttttgtcatggtaggcagaacacgtcaatgcaagggcggggtcatctaagatagcacaagggttaaaatgtgtggaaattatgttacattgggaaaaatcatgaatcaattttagaagcaagtgaagtaatatcataagaaattaatcaatttaaCCACATTCAATGATTAAttgagcattttttattttttattataataaggtaatgctgtgaaataaaataaaaaagggtccataatctgtcgacTACCAAGGTTGGTTTTTCTGATTATTATAAGTGTCTTAAATGCgttccaaacaaaaacaagaaaactacagTCATTTATCAAAATGTATCAAAAGTATTGTTGTTTCGAATTGTTTTTTGCTATGCCTTtgcctattttttaaatttcgttttgtttttttctgtatgaaCATTTATAACATTTGTTCACCctaactaaaaaagaaaaacgacaCACAGAGCCAAACACAGGGCCTATTACGATTATTGTTTGGTTTTATATGTGTCTTTGATATTtgcaaatgtttctttattgtgtaactaaatgtgaatttctgtattgaattgaaaaatgtgcaataaagttgattggaacaaaaaaaagaacattgaaTCTTTTGAAGAAacgcctttttttcctttcttataTTCAATAAGATAATATGAACCTCTGGACTGTGAATGTTGTTCATTTATCTTTACTGTCTTGCACTGTTTTTGTATTGTGTTCTTTACCCATTgtcaatctagccacaggggttgcaagccagtaacttctgtgccggtcccaagcccggataaatagagagggttgcgtcaggaagggcatccggcgtaaaaattgccaaaataaccatgcgaatcatccacaacactttagacataccggatcggtcgaggcccgggttaacaacgaccgccaccgatgctgttaacctacagggtgtcggtggaaatttgactactgttggtggaagaaagaggggaggcagaagggtccgttgccagagagagaagggaaaaggcaggaacataggtttgagaatagggactcttaacgttggcacaatgacagggaaaggcagagagctggcagacatgatggagagaaggaaggtagatgtactgtgtgtgcaggagacaaggtggaagggcagcaaggcacgtagtattggaggaggatacaaacttttctatcatggtgttgataggaagagaaacggggtaggagtgattctgaagggggagtttgtaaacagtgttctagaggtgaaaagagtctcagacaggatgatgagcctaaagttagaaattgaaggggtgatggtgaatgtagtcagtgggtatgcgccacaggttggctgtgagttagaagtgaaggagagattctggagtgagttggatgaggtcatagagagttttcccagaggagagagagttgttattggagcagactttaatgggcatgttggtgagggcaacagaggtgatgaggaggtgatgggcaggtttggtgtgaaggaaaggaatctggagggacagatggtggtggactttgcgaagaggatggaaatggctgtagtcaacacttacttccagaagagagaggaacatagagtgacatacagaagtggaggtaggagtactcaggtggactacatcctatgtagacgaggtcatttgagagaggttaatgactgcaaagtggtggtaggagagagtgtagccagacagcaccgcatggtggtgtgtaagatgactctggaggtcaggaagaagaagatagggaaaacagaaaagaagaccaagtggtggaagctacagaatgaagaaacttgtgaggaatttaggcagaagttgaggcaggtcctgggtggtcaggatgagcttccagaggactgggaaactacagcagagattatcagggaaacaggtaggaaggtgctaggtgtgtcatctggaaagaggaaagacggtaaagagacttggtggtggaatgaggaagtacaggaatgcgtccagaggaagaggttggctaaaaggaagtgggatgtagaaaggactgaggaaggtagacaggagtacaaggaagcgcagcgtagagtgaagagagaggtggcaaaggccaaacagaaagcttacgatgagctttatgacaggttagacacaaaggaaggagagaaggacttgtacaggctagccagacagagagacagagatgggaaggacgtgcaacagataagggtgattaaggacagagatggaaaggtgctaacaacccaagagagtgtacagaaaagatggaaggagtattttgaggagctgatgaacgaggaaaatgacagggaaaggagggaggaagatgtggttgttgtggagcaggaagtagcagagattggaaaggatgaggttaggaaggctctgaaaaggatgaagagcggaaaggccgttggtcctgatgacctacctgtggaggtatggaagtgcttaggagagacagcagtggaatttctaacaaggttgttcaataggattttagagagtgagaagatgcctgaggaatggaggagaagcgttctggtcccgatctttaaaaacaagggtgacatgcagaactgcagcaactatagaggaataaagttgatgagccacacaatgaagctgtgggaaagagtagtggaagccaggcttaggaagaaggtggagatttgtgagcagcagtatggtttcatgccccgtaagagcaccactgatgccatttttgctttgagaatgttgatggaaaagtacagagaaggtcagaaggagctgcattgtgtgttcgtagatttagagaaggcgtatgacagggtgc includes these proteins:
- the LOC101165273 gene encoding MICOS complex subunit Mic25 isoform X1, whose protein sequence is MGANNSTRRVSFESDENDNITVVKGIRLSENVIKRMQEPTEPKQHHHTPSSTSSTTQTPTPPPLLKEVPPPFDLITSLPSPVVPVLPSAPSASERGAAPPSQRVAEQVASPTLPNVVFPSSPPLASANAVPEPAFKPLAPPSPAQAAVAAVSLPTSGPPAPTVSEVIIPHPPPPVNEPSSLINPSVLSSPPAIKPIASAHAIEPLASPSASEPICPHPPLINAKPIVSPVPKAQPPLSPPDFEPATILPASIPSAGDSVHPQSAEPFASLPLPEFTAPCEPVAPPSQPAAEPLSPASVTKPVTAHESGTAAAQAIDEEALKKKITDELHKNLKQQRVKAEQDMQAWYEAEKARLSAKAQVEAQSQFRDEVSKILSAERAAVRENLHQTIIRERIATEDEKLRAQLFDLEQKAKQLEAKEADLKKQDAFYREQVARLEERSTQFYKVTTENYHKAADQVNAKCRRYEVNPVCADLQGQILACYKENAGRTLNCSNIAALYLQCVNNAKEKKLKTGG
- the LOC101165273 gene encoding MICOS complex subunit Mic25 isoform X2; amino-acid sequence: MGANNSTRRVSFESDENDNITVVKGIRLSENVIKRMQEPTEPKQHHHTPSSTSSTTQTPTPPPLLKEVPPPFDLITSLPSPVVPVLPSAPSASERGAAPPSQRVAEQVASPTLPNVVFPSSPPLASANAVPEPAFKPLAPPSPAQAAVAAVSLPTSGPPAPTVSEVIIPHPPPPVNEPSSLINPSVLSSPPAIKPIASAHAIEPLASPSASEPICPHPPLINAKPIVSPVPKAQPPLSPPDFEPATILPASIPSAGDSVHPQSAEPFASLPLPEFTAPCEPVAPPSQPAAEPLSPASVTKPVTAHESGTAAAQAIDEEALKKKITDELHKNLKQQRVKAEQDMQAWYEAEKARLSAKAQVEAQSQFRDEVSKILSAERAAVRENLHQTIIRERIATEDEKLRAQLFDLEQKAKQLEAKEADLKKQDAFYREQVARLEERSTQFYKVTTENYHKAADQVNAKCRRYEVNPVCADLQGQILACYKENAGRTLNCSNIAALYLQCVNNAKENKRKS
- the LOC101165273 gene encoding MICOS complex subunit Mic25 isoform X3, producing MGANNSTRRVSFESDENDNITVVKGIRLSENVIKRMQEPTEPKQHHHTPSSTSSTTQTPTPPPLLKEVPPPFDLITSLPSPVVPVLPSAPSASERGAAPPSQRVAEQVASPTLPNVVFPSSPPLASANAVPEPAFKPLAPPSPAQAAVAAVSLPTSGPPAPTVSEVIIPHPPPPVNEPSSLINPSVLSSPPAIKPIASAHAIEPLASPSASEPICPHPPLINAKPIVSPVPKAQPPLSPPDFEPATILPASIPSAGDSVHPQSAEPFASLPLPEFTAPCEPVAPPSQPAAEPLSPASVTKPVTAHESGTAAAQAIDEEALKKKITDELHKNLKQQRVKAEQDMQAWYEAEKARLSAKAQVEAQSQFRDEVSKILSAERAAVRENLHQTIIRERIATEDEKLRAQLFAKQLEAKEADLKKQDAFYREQVARLEERSTQFYKVTTENYHKAADQVNAKCRRYEVNPVCADLQGQILACYKENAGRTLNCSNIAALYLQCVNNAKEKKLKTGG